Proteins encoded in a region of the Vicia villosa cultivar HV-30 ecotype Madison, WI linkage group LG5, Vvil1.0, whole genome shotgun sequence genome:
- the LOC131606956 gene encoding uncharacterized protein LOC131606956, with protein MQFMLNLRVTHGVPLCLSGITNPLALSKEMADHDRRRKAMRKQRSVHANQDKSGFVEIKGGESGDGYDQEDLDQILYQLSRYYYLTGLSAKAA; from the exons ATGCAGTTTATGTTAAACCTTCGTGTTACCCACGGTGTTCCTCTCTGTCTCTCCGGAATCACCAACCCTCTTGCTCTTTCCAAAGA GATGGCAGATCACGATCGTAGAAGAAAAGCCATGAGAAAGCAAAGATCAGTGCATGCAAATCAAGATAAGAGTGGTTTTGTTGAGATCAAAGGTGGTGAATCTGGTGATGGTTATGATCAGGAAGATCTGGATCAAATCTTGTATCAATTGTCTCGTTATTATTATCTTACAGGTTTATCAGCAAAAGctgcttaa